In Phlebotomus papatasi isolate M1 chromosome 1, Ppap_2.1, whole genome shotgun sequence, the following proteins share a genomic window:
- the LOC129799143 gene encoding F-box/LRR-repeat protein 2 isoform X1 gives MALREAHLLTRYTIRFSTHFSNFLLLFFFTIFFARVQIVHIFSSWHLICFPVSDACLSPQTIEKLPDKVLLNIFSYLSHLEICRMARVCRRWRQVAYDTRLWKNVSLRPEVSGLHVGSLESLLGLISVRFGPSLRYIELPIELITHTVLHELAAKCPNLTHMLLDFSTAMQLHDFSEMQAFPTKLRYMCICLSEVIFMEGFMRKIYNFINGLEVLHLLGTYEKCEEEEEEIYEVINVHKLKSATPNLRVINLYGINFVDDSHIDAFSSNCIQLECLAVNYCNKVTGSTLKTLIQRSKRLTCLLMNGTNLKSEYLLQVEWDKCALQELDITATDLSTEALIDLLARIPTLRFLSAGQINGFNDSVLKAWMEAGNTKSLIALNLDASDNLSDEALLKFLTRYGGQLHALVLSGMPHITDQLWMSVLPILTNARILVMGTTERLSVNIHVDQLMDAIASYCSKLERLELKWDPDNLRFSDKSQKAIDLLRVKCLKLRCMVLSDGRYYETVKANFERADRTTVVRTTTCCQVSAYHLLSNYNDLVFN, from the exons ATGGCACTAAGAGAAGCCCATTTGCTGACACGGTACACCATCAGATTTTCCACACACTTCTcaaattttcttcttctcttttttttcaccattttcttTGCTCGTGTTCAAATTGTTCATATTTTCTCTTCGTGGCATTTGATCTGTTTTCCCGTCAGTGATGCCTGTCTTTCTCCGCAGACGATTGAGAAACTCCCGGACAAGGTTCTGCTGAACATCTTCTCCTACCTCAGTCATCTGGAGATCTGTCGCATGGCCAGAGTCTGTCGACGGTGGCGTCAAGTGGCTTACGATACGCGTCTATGGAAGAATGTCTCTCTGCGTCCGGAAGTGTCCGGATTGCATGTGGGATCACTTGAATCTCTACTGGGACTGATTTCTGTGAGATTTGGACCATCTTTGCGATACATCGAACTGCCCATTGAACTGATTACTCACACTGTTCTGCATGAACTTGCCGCAAAGTGTCCTAATCTTACTCACATGCTCCTGGATTTCTCAACTG CCATGCAACTTCACGATTTCAGTGAAATGCAGGCCTTTCCCACAAAACTGCGCTACATGTGCATCTGCCTTTCGGAGGTGATCTTCATGGAGGGCTTCATGCGTAAGATCTACAACTTTATCAATGGCCTGGAAGTGCTCCATCTTCTGGGCACGTACGAAAAGTGcgaagaagaggaagaagaaatcTACGAAGTAATCAACGTTCACAAACTCAAATCCGCCACCCCAAATCTCCGCGTCATCAATCTCTACGGAATTAATTTTGTGGACGATTCCCACATCGATGCCTTCAGCTCCAATTGCATCCAACTCGAGTGCCTGGCCGTGAACTATTGCAATAAAGTCACGGGATCCACCCTAAAGACTCTCATTCAACGTTCTAAGCGCCTCACGTGCCTCCTGATGAACGGAACAAATCTCAAGTCTGAGTATCTCCTGCAAGTGGAGTGGGATAAGTGTGCTCTTCAGGAGCTTGATATTACGGCCACGGATCTCAGCACTGAAGCCCTGATTGATCTCCTGGCGAGGATTCCAACACTACGCTTTCTCAGTGCTGGACAGATCAATGGGTTCAATGATTCTGTGCTGAAAGCTTGGATGGAAGCTGGCAACACAAAATCCTTGATAGCCTTGAATCTCGACGCTTCGGACAATCTCTCGGATGAGGCTCTCCTGAAATTCCTTACGCGCTACGGAGGGCAACTTCATGCATTGGTTCTCTCAGGAATGCCCCATATCACCGATCAACTTTGGATGAGCGTCCTGCCCATCCTTACAAATGCCCGGATCCTCGTCATGGGCACCACGGAGCGCCTCTCCGTGAACATTCACGTGGATCAGCTAATGGACGCAATCGCTTCCTACTGCTCTAAATTGGAACGTCTAGAGCTCAA ATGGGATCCGGACAATTTGAGATTCTCAGACAAGAGTCAGAAGGCAATTGATTTGCTGCGAGTAAAATGCTTGAAATTGCGATGCATGGTTCTCAG CGATGGACGCTACTATGAGACAGTGAAGGCAAACTTTGAGCGAGCTGATCGGACAACTGTGGTGAGAACAACAACATGCTGCCAGGTTTCGGCTTATCACCTCCTCAGCAACTACAATGACTTGGTATTCAATTGA
- the LOC129799143 gene encoding F-box/LRR-repeat protein 2 isoform X3 has protein sequence MDNWNVLTVQTASTAISSHELNSSFRRKHLMTIEKLPDKVLLNIFSYLSHLEICRMARVCRRWRQVAYDTRLWKNVSLRPEVSGLHVGSLESLLGLISVRFGPSLRYIELPIELITHTVLHELAAKCPNLTHMLLDFSTAMQLHDFSEMQAFPTKLRYMCICLSEVIFMEGFMRKIYNFINGLEVLHLLGTYEKCEEEEEEIYEVINVHKLKSATPNLRVINLYGINFVDDSHIDAFSSNCIQLECLAVNYCNKVTGSTLKTLIQRSKRLTCLLMNGTNLKSEYLLQVEWDKCALQELDITATDLSTEALIDLLARIPTLRFLSAGQINGFNDSVLKAWMEAGNTKSLIALNLDASDNLSDEALLKFLTRYGGQLHALVLSGMPHITDQLWMSVLPILTNARILVMGTTERLSVNIHVDQLMDAIASYCSKLERLELKWDPDNLRFSDKSQKAIDLLRVKCLKLRCMVLSDGRYYETVKANFERADRTTVVRTTTCCQVSAYHLLSNYNDLVFN, from the exons ATGGACAACTGGAACGTACTAACTGTCCAGACAGCCTCAACGGCGATCTCGAGTCATGAGTTGAACTCCAGCTTCAGGCGGAAGCATTTGATG ACGATTGAGAAACTCCCGGACAAGGTTCTGCTGAACATCTTCTCCTACCTCAGTCATCTGGAGATCTGTCGCATGGCCAGAGTCTGTCGACGGTGGCGTCAAGTGGCTTACGATACGCGTCTATGGAAGAATGTCTCTCTGCGTCCGGAAGTGTCCGGATTGCATGTGGGATCACTTGAATCTCTACTGGGACTGATTTCTGTGAGATTTGGACCATCTTTGCGATACATCGAACTGCCCATTGAACTGATTACTCACACTGTTCTGCATGAACTTGCCGCAAAGTGTCCTAATCTTACTCACATGCTCCTGGATTTCTCAACTG CCATGCAACTTCACGATTTCAGTGAAATGCAGGCCTTTCCCACAAAACTGCGCTACATGTGCATCTGCCTTTCGGAGGTGATCTTCATGGAGGGCTTCATGCGTAAGATCTACAACTTTATCAATGGCCTGGAAGTGCTCCATCTTCTGGGCACGTACGAAAAGTGcgaagaagaggaagaagaaatcTACGAAGTAATCAACGTTCACAAACTCAAATCCGCCACCCCAAATCTCCGCGTCATCAATCTCTACGGAATTAATTTTGTGGACGATTCCCACATCGATGCCTTCAGCTCCAATTGCATCCAACTCGAGTGCCTGGCCGTGAACTATTGCAATAAAGTCACGGGATCCACCCTAAAGACTCTCATTCAACGTTCTAAGCGCCTCACGTGCCTCCTGATGAACGGAACAAATCTCAAGTCTGAGTATCTCCTGCAAGTGGAGTGGGATAAGTGTGCTCTTCAGGAGCTTGATATTACGGCCACGGATCTCAGCACTGAAGCCCTGATTGATCTCCTGGCGAGGATTCCAACACTACGCTTTCTCAGTGCTGGACAGATCAATGGGTTCAATGATTCTGTGCTGAAAGCTTGGATGGAAGCTGGCAACACAAAATCCTTGATAGCCTTGAATCTCGACGCTTCGGACAATCTCTCGGATGAGGCTCTCCTGAAATTCCTTACGCGCTACGGAGGGCAACTTCATGCATTGGTTCTCTCAGGAATGCCCCATATCACCGATCAACTTTGGATGAGCGTCCTGCCCATCCTTACAAATGCCCGGATCCTCGTCATGGGCACCACGGAGCGCCTCTCCGTGAACATTCACGTGGATCAGCTAATGGACGCAATCGCTTCCTACTGCTCTAAATTGGAACGTCTAGAGCTCAA ATGGGATCCGGACAATTTGAGATTCTCAGACAAGAGTCAGAAGGCAATTGATTTGCTGCGAGTAAAATGCTTGAAATTGCGATGCATGGTTCTCAG CGATGGACGCTACTATGAGACAGTGAAGGCAAACTTTGAGCGAGCTGATCGGACAACTGTGGTGAGAACAACAACATGCTGCCAGGTTTCGGCTTATCACCTCCTCAGCAACTACAATGACTTGGTATTCAATTGA
- the LOC129799175 gene encoding signal peptidase complex subunit 1, translating into MLNIQTHMDFDGQGRAERLSRIIITIFGIVGLVYGGYVQQFSQTVFILAAGFAVAALLTIPPWPLYRRKPLNWQKPRGDSSQEEGKKKKK; encoded by the exons ATGTTGAATATTCAGACACATATG GACTTTGATGGTCAAGGACGGGCAGAGAGACTGTCCAGGATTATTATAACTATCTTTGGAATTGTCGGACTTGTGTATGGTGGCTATGTTCAGCAATTCTCTCAGACAGTCTTTATCCTGGCAGCTGGATTTGCTGTTGCAGCCTTG CTCACAATTCCTCCCTGGCCACTGTACCGGAGGAAACCGCTCAATTGGCAGAAGCCACGAGGAGATTCGTCGCAGGAAGAgggaaagaagaagaaaaaataa
- the LOC129799152 gene encoding WD repeat domain phosphoinositide-interacting protein 3, with the protein MNLGDNPYGNGLRYAGFNQDQGCFACATDNGFRVYNCDPLKEKEHQFFPNGGLGHVEMLFRCNYLALVGGGVVPLAPPHRVLVWDDLRKSSAINLDFNTPVKAVRLRRDRIVVVLDGIIKVFSFVQQPQELFVIETGPNPLGLCVLCPSSNKSLLAYPGRRVGHVQIADLANYGKLLPLEITAHEAALSCLALNLQGTRLATASERGTLIRVFDTETGNKVAELRRGTNQATIFCINFNHESTHLVVSSDHGTIHVFTLDEQKCKESSSLPIIPKYFSSNWSFCKFSIPQGPPCICAFGAESNSVIVICADGHYYKFLFNIKGECSPVLCTQFLELSDDQVDDQQHT; encoded by the exons ATGAATTTGGGGGATAATCCATACGGCAATGGCCTACGATATGCTGGCTTCAATCAGGATCAAG GATGCTTCGCCTGCGCCACTGACAATGGCTTCCGAGTCTACAATTGCGATCCACTGAAGGAGAAGGAGCACCAATTCTTCCCAAACGGTGGCCTCGGACACGTAGAAATGCTCTTCAGGTGCAACTACTTAGCGCTGGTCGGTGGAGGAGTTGTTCCTCTTGCCCCTCCCCACAGAGTTCTCGTCTGGGACGACCTGCGGAAATCATCAGCCATCAATCTCGACTTCAACACTCCTGTGAAGGCTGTTAGATTGCGTAGAGATAGGATTGTTGTGGTTCTTG ATGGCATCATCAAGGTATTTTCCTTCGTGCAGCAGCCCCAAGAGCTTTTTGTGATTGAGACTGGGCCAAATCCCTTGGGTCTCTGTGTCCTCTGTCCCAGCAGCAACAAATCTCTCCTGGCCTATCCAGGACGCCGTGTTGGTCACGTACAGATTGCCGATCTGGCAAATTACGGGAAACTCCTCCCTCTCGAGATTACAGCCCATGAGGCAGCACTCAGTTGCCTCGCTCTCAATCTTCAGGGCACTCGCCTGGCCACAGCCAGTGAACGCGGTACCCTAATCCGCGTCTTTGACACAGAAACCGGCAACAAAGTGGCCGAGCTGCGCCGAGGCACAAACCAAGCCACAATCTTCTGCATCAATTTCAATCATGAATCCACCCATCTCGTGGTATCATCGGATCATGGCACAATTCACGTTTTCACACTGGATGAGCAGAAATGCAAGGAAAGCAGCAGTCTCCCCATTATTCCCAAATACTTCTCCAGCAATTGGTCATTCTGCAAATTCTCCATCCCCCAGGGACCGCCCTGCATCTGTGCTTTCGGTGCCGAAAGCAACTCCGTCATTG TTATCTGCGCCGATGGGCATTACTACAAATTCCTCTTCAACATCAAAGGTGAATGCAGCCCGGTCCTCTGCACACAATTCCTCGAGCTGAGCGATGATCAGGTAGATGATCAGCAACATACCTAA
- the LOC129799143 gene encoding F-box/LRR-repeat protein 2 isoform X2: MDLSTDVWGQIALEASQVYLTDGTKRSPFADTTIEKLPDKVLLNIFSYLSHLEICRMARVCRRWRQVAYDTRLWKNVSLRPEVSGLHVGSLESLLGLISVRFGPSLRYIELPIELITHTVLHELAAKCPNLTHMLLDFSTAMQLHDFSEMQAFPTKLRYMCICLSEVIFMEGFMRKIYNFINGLEVLHLLGTYEKCEEEEEEIYEVINVHKLKSATPNLRVINLYGINFVDDSHIDAFSSNCIQLECLAVNYCNKVTGSTLKTLIQRSKRLTCLLMNGTNLKSEYLLQVEWDKCALQELDITATDLSTEALIDLLARIPTLRFLSAGQINGFNDSVLKAWMEAGNTKSLIALNLDASDNLSDEALLKFLTRYGGQLHALVLSGMPHITDQLWMSVLPILTNARILVMGTTERLSVNIHVDQLMDAIASYCSKLERLELKWDPDNLRFSDKSQKAIDLLRVKCLKLRCMVLSDGRYYETVKANFERADRTTVVRTTTCCQVSAYHLLSNYNDLVFN, translated from the exons ATGGATCTTTCGACTGATGTGTGGGGACAAATTGCCCTGGAGGCATCGCAAGTGTACCTCACCGATGGCACTAAGAGAAGCCCATTTGCTGACACG ACGATTGAGAAACTCCCGGACAAGGTTCTGCTGAACATCTTCTCCTACCTCAGTCATCTGGAGATCTGTCGCATGGCCAGAGTCTGTCGACGGTGGCGTCAAGTGGCTTACGATACGCGTCTATGGAAGAATGTCTCTCTGCGTCCGGAAGTGTCCGGATTGCATGTGGGATCACTTGAATCTCTACTGGGACTGATTTCTGTGAGATTTGGACCATCTTTGCGATACATCGAACTGCCCATTGAACTGATTACTCACACTGTTCTGCATGAACTTGCCGCAAAGTGTCCTAATCTTACTCACATGCTCCTGGATTTCTCAACTG CCATGCAACTTCACGATTTCAGTGAAATGCAGGCCTTTCCCACAAAACTGCGCTACATGTGCATCTGCCTTTCGGAGGTGATCTTCATGGAGGGCTTCATGCGTAAGATCTACAACTTTATCAATGGCCTGGAAGTGCTCCATCTTCTGGGCACGTACGAAAAGTGcgaagaagaggaagaagaaatcTACGAAGTAATCAACGTTCACAAACTCAAATCCGCCACCCCAAATCTCCGCGTCATCAATCTCTACGGAATTAATTTTGTGGACGATTCCCACATCGATGCCTTCAGCTCCAATTGCATCCAACTCGAGTGCCTGGCCGTGAACTATTGCAATAAAGTCACGGGATCCACCCTAAAGACTCTCATTCAACGTTCTAAGCGCCTCACGTGCCTCCTGATGAACGGAACAAATCTCAAGTCTGAGTATCTCCTGCAAGTGGAGTGGGATAAGTGTGCTCTTCAGGAGCTTGATATTACGGCCACGGATCTCAGCACTGAAGCCCTGATTGATCTCCTGGCGAGGATTCCAACACTACGCTTTCTCAGTGCTGGACAGATCAATGGGTTCAATGATTCTGTGCTGAAAGCTTGGATGGAAGCTGGCAACACAAAATCCTTGATAGCCTTGAATCTCGACGCTTCGGACAATCTCTCGGATGAGGCTCTCCTGAAATTCCTTACGCGCTACGGAGGGCAACTTCATGCATTGGTTCTCTCAGGAATGCCCCATATCACCGATCAACTTTGGATGAGCGTCCTGCCCATCCTTACAAATGCCCGGATCCTCGTCATGGGCACCACGGAGCGCCTCTCCGTGAACATTCACGTGGATCAGCTAATGGACGCAATCGCTTCCTACTGCTCTAAATTGGAACGTCTAGAGCTCAA ATGGGATCCGGACAATTTGAGATTCTCAGACAAGAGTCAGAAGGCAATTGATTTGCTGCGAGTAAAATGCTTGAAATTGCGATGCATGGTTCTCAG CGATGGACGCTACTATGAGACAGTGAAGGCAAACTTTGAGCGAGCTGATCGGACAACTGTGGTGAGAACAACAACATGCTGCCAGGTTTCGGCTTATCACCTCCTCAGCAACTACAATGACTTGGTATTCAATTGA